The Tissierellales bacterium genome contains the following window.
GATATCGATACTAGATAGAGGTGAAAAACTATCTATAGCTAAAGACAATCTCATCAAATGTTACTACAATGGAGAAGAAGTAAAATATGATGAAATAGGCAAATTTGATATGCCAGAACTATGCAAATGGACGGAATATAATGGAAAGATAATTTATATAGAAATATATCAAATAGCTGAAGCAGGAACGATTGTAAATGATGAGGTTATAAAAATCAAGAGCGGTGATGTGTTAGATTATGGGATAGAAAGAAATAATCACAAAATACTTGAGCTAGATTTAGAAGATAGTCATATCTCATATGTAAATCTAGGCGGTGGCTGCTGGGATAAGGGCATAATTTTGTACACGCCTTCTAATATAGCGTTTAAAATCAAAGAAAGTCAGTACCAAAACACAAAAATCATTGAATCGTTTTTCGAATCATCAAACTCATCATTTGACGAATACGGCATAAAGCTAGGTCAAGAGATGGATTCACTAGAATATGACGATACAAAAGTGAAAGAAATGGATAAAAATAGAGGTTTTGAAGACGGAGAATTCTGGATTATAGAATGTACTTCAGAGGCAAATAGTGAAAACATAAAAGCTGTAATTTTAGAAAACGATGAAGCTAAGATAAAAACAGATATAAAATTAGCAGGGAACTATATAGTAGTGAGAGCAAAGGAACAACTAGAGAAAGGCTCAGACTACTATATGACTATAGTATTAGAAGATGGAAGTGTGTATAAATCAAATTTAGGATGCGTTAAGGAGTAGATAATATAATACCCGCTTTTGAATTTCAGCTAAAATAAAGCTGAGATTCGAAAGCGGGTATTTATGCATTAAATCAAAATTTTTCTATATTTAATCCATATGTAGAAGAAATTACATCTCTATATGTGTTAGCAAGATCGAAAGAACCTTCAATCTCTAAAAGCCAAACAGAAGTTTTTAGGGATTTTTTATATTCAAAATCATCTAAATAAAATTCTGCAGCGCCTTTTCTAGCATAGAGATGAGCTACTAAATATGAAGATGAATGTAATCTCGAGTACTCTATACCTTTTATAGCGTACTCGAGAGCGGATTTGTGATCAGATAATGTGTGAAAACTATAAGATATACAGTGATAGAGCTTAGTTATCAAATGAATAGATGACATAGAGCTAGTCGGTTCTGATATAAGATAGTCAGCACAGAATATAAATATAGAATTGCTAAGTTTGATATTTGAAATATACTTATATGAAAAGCCTATTAACATCAATACTCTTATCTCAAGTAAATTGTATTTATAAGTATCAAATTTTTCTATGACAAAATTAGGTATTGTTTGAACTAAAGCATTTACAAGCTTATTTATCATTTCTTCAGAGGTATCGTAGTTTGAAGATTGAAACAAAACGGATTGATGAACTAATATCTTTAGAAGATTAAATTCATTTTCAGATACTAATAAATTACAATGAATTGATTCTTCTTCATTTATTTCTTCTGACAATGCTTGTAGTCCAGCTATATCGTTTTTGTTGGTTAGTGTATCAAAACGCTCGTAAAAATCAGAGAGATAAGTATTATTTCGATGTTTTTTAAGAAGCTCAAGTAAATCAGATTTATAGAGCTGAGAAAGTATTTCAAGCGTCTCGTATTTAGGGATTACATAACCATTTTCTATTCGTCTTAGAGTATCTTCATTTATTCCAACATATGCAGATACATCCTTTTGAGTCATCCTATTATTCTTCCTGAGATCTCTAAGTGATTTTCCAAACTCATTTAAATCATAACTTGAAAACATAATTACCCCCATACCCCGAATTCATTCGGGGACTATTATTATGAATATAATTATATACTAATGGAAAATAAGTGGCAATGAGGGGTGGATATATATGGAGACTAAGAAAAAAGGAGTAGTACTTTTAGTAGTGACTTTATTAATTTCATCAACAAATATAGCTTTTGCGACAGATGATGATTTTCCGATAGTACCATTTGCAGAAATCGAGAATACTCAGCAGTTGAGCTAAGAAGCCATACCAATAATAATTTATTAGTGTAGCTTATAATTGCCTCATTTATTTTCCAAAATTAACTTTCATAATCAAAAAAGCAGCTTTTGTCATCCCAAGACGAAAGCTGCTTTTTGAATAAATTAGTATCAAAAGTTACTAATAACTACTGTGAAAAGTAACATCTGTTACTTTTCAAAAAAGTTTACTAAATTACTACAATTCAAAACCGAAGTATTCTAATCAATTACAGCGAATTAAATACCACGCAATAATTGCCCTCAGGAGTTCTGCACTTTGAACATCTAACGCATTTAGCTGGAGAATGATCGCCATCTTTCCATCTCTTGAAAAGATTTGGTTCAGCTAATAAAGGTCTGCAAAAACCAAAGGCATCTATAGAAGTTTCGCCAGCTATTTGCTCTAACTTGTCAAAATTCCTAAATCCACCAACTGTTATAACTGGTATAGATACAGAAGACTTTAGTATTTTAGCATATTCTAAGAAGTAACCCTCATCTAATATAGGGCATCCATCAAAGACTTCACCGACTAGAGTCTTTGCTTTTCCGTGAACATTTCCAGAGAGTTCAATTCCTGCTATACCAAGTTTTTCTATGCGTTTACATATTTCAAGAGTTTCTTCAAACTCAAGTCCTCCATCGAAGAAGTCACTTGCAGTTAGTTTAACTAATATAGCAAAATCATCACTTACAGATTCTTTAGTTTTAGCAATAATATCAACTAAAAAACGCATTCTATTCTCTAGTGAACCGCCGTAATTATCTTTTCGTCTATTGTAGTAAGGGCTCAAGAATTGATTTATCAAATACGTATGGGCTCCGTGTATTTCAACACCATCAAATCCAGCTGCTTCAGCTCTTTTAGCAGCATTTGCAAAAGCATTTACTATATAATCAATATCTTCTAGAGTCATTTCTTTACCCATAGTTCCAGTACTCTTTTCAGCCACTTCACTAGGTGCAAATATAACTCTTTCTCCAACATTGAATTTAGTTTTAGTACCGCCATAAGCCAACTGCATAACGATTTTAGAACCATGAGATTTGACTATATCAGTTAATTTTTTGTACTCATCTATGAAAGAGTCTTCGTAAATCCCTATCATGCCAGGATTTGGTTGTTCTTCAGCAACTACATTTGCATAACCAGTTACAATTAGTCCAACCTCATTTTTTGCAAGTTCTTCATGAATATCATATAAGCTTTGTGTCAAATGACCAGTAGATGTAGCCATATTTTCCCACGTTGCACTTCTAACCAGTCTGTTTTTTAGCTTAAGAGGTCCTATATTACAATTGTCGAAAATAGAATTTTTTGTTGTATAAGTCATTTAAAATCTCCTTTCAAAATATAATAAGTAAATTATAGCGGGAAAATAGTTTTA
Protein-coding sequences here:
- a CDS encoding NADH:flavin oxidoreductase — translated: MTYTTKNSIFDNCNIGPLKLKNRLVRSATWENMATSTGHLTQSLYDIHEELAKNEVGLIVTGYANVVAEEQPNPGMIGIYEDSFIDEYKKLTDIVKSHGSKIVMQLAYGGTKTKFNVGERVIFAPSEVAEKSTGTMGKEMTLEDIDYIVNAFANAAKRAEAAGFDGVEIHGAHTYLINQFLSPYYNRRKDNYGGSLENRMRFLVDIIAKTKESVSDDFAILVKLTASDFFDGGLEFEETLEICKRIEKLGIAGIELSGNVHGKAKTLVGEVFDGCPILDEGYFLEYAKILKSSVSIPVITVGGFRNFDKLEQIAGETSIDAFGFCRPLLAEPNLFKRWKDGDHSPAKCVRCSKCRTPEGNYCVVFNSL
- a CDS encoding helix-turn-helix domain-containing protein encodes the protein MFSSYDLNEFGKSLRDLRKNNRMTQKDVSAYVGINEDTLRRIENGYVIPKYETLEILSQLYKSDLLELLKKHRNNTYLSDFYERFDTLTNKNDIAGLQALSEEINEEESIHCNLLVSENEFNLLKILVHQSVLFQSSNYDTSEEMINKLVNALVQTIPNFVIEKFDTYKYNLLEIRVLMLIGFSYKYISNIKLSNSIFIFCADYLISEPTSSMSSIHLITKLYHCISYSFHTLSDHKSALEYAIKGIEYSRLHSSSYLVAHLYARKGAAEFYLDDFEYKKSLKTSVWLLEIEGSFDLANTYRDVISSTYGLNIEKF